A single region of the Abditibacteriota bacterium genome encodes:
- the accC gene encoding acetyl-CoA carboxylase biotin carboxylase subunit: MFKKILIANRGEIAVRVIRACREMGIKSVAVYSEADRESLHVKLADEAICVGPAMSKDSYLNMPNILNAALFTGADAIHPGFGFFSENPGFVEACDSCGLVFIGPRAETIELLGDKARAKQTAREAGCPVIPGGEGILKSEQEAAELAEKMGYPVRLKATAGGGGRGIRIVNVPDDLSNAYRVASAEAEASFGNGDLYIEKDVLDPRHVEVQLLGDKRGNYVYLGERECSIQRRNQKLLEESPSPAIDDALRQKMGEAAVGLARYVGYENAGTVEFLLDSRGDFYFMEMNTRVQVEHPVTEYVTGVDIVKEQIRIAAGEALSVRQEDIRIEGHAIECRIIAEDPSNNFAPSIGKIRLFVPAGGPGVRIDTHIYDGYEIPPYYDAMICKLIVHDKDRPSAIRRMKRALSEFYLEGIKTNIEYQLKIIDNEYFVKGDITTGFIPKRMSR; this comes from the coding sequence CAACCGGGGCGAGATAGCGGTGCGGGTCATCAGGGCCTGCAGGGAAATGGGCATCAAGTCTGTGGCCGTGTATTCGGAGGCGGACAGAGAGTCTCTCCACGTCAAGCTGGCCGACGAGGCCATCTGCGTGGGTCCCGCCATGAGCAAGGACAGCTATCTGAATATGCCCAACATCCTGAACGCCGCCCTCTTTACCGGCGCCGACGCCATACATCCCGGCTTTGGCTTTTTCAGCGAAAATCCGGGCTTTGTGGAGGCCTGCGACAGCTGCGGTCTGGTGTTCATCGGCCCAAGAGCCGAGACCATCGAGCTCCTGGGTGACAAGGCGAGAGCCAAGCAGACGGCCCGGGAAGCCGGCTGCCCAGTGATACCCGGCGGCGAAGGCATCCTGAAGAGCGAGCAGGAAGCGGCGGAGCTGGCCGAAAAGATGGGCTATCCCGTCAGGCTGAAGGCCACCGCCGGAGGCGGCGGCAGAGGCATCAGGATAGTCAACGTCCCGGACGACCTGTCCAACGCCTACAGAGTGGCGTCGGCCGAGGCCGAGGCTTCCTTTGGCAACGGCGATCTGTACATCGAAAAGGACGTGCTGGACCCCCGCCACGTGGAGGTGCAGCTGCTGGGAGACAAGCGCGGCAACTACGTATATCTGGGCGAAAGAGAGTGCTCCATACAGCGCCGCAATCAAAAGCTGCTGGAGGAATCTCCCTCTCCCGCCATAGACGACGCCCTCAGACAGAAGATGGGGGAGGCCGCCGTGGGGCTGGCCCGCTACGTGGGCTACGAGAACGCCGGCACGGTGGAATTTTTGCTGGACTCCCGGGGCGACTTTTACTTCATGGAGATGAACACCCGGGTGCAGGTAGAGCATCCCGTCACCGAATACGTGACCGGCGTGGATATAGTCAAGGAGCAGATCAGGATAGCCGCAGGCGAGGCTCTGTCGGTCCGGCAGGAGGACATCCGCATAGAGGGGCACGCCATAGAGTGCAGGATCATAGCCGAGGACCCCTCCAACAACTTTGCCCCCTCCATAGGCAAGATCAGGCTCTTCGTGCCCGCCGGAGGCCCGGGAGTGAGGATCGACACCCACATCTACGACGGATATGAGATACCTCCCTACTATGACGCCATGATATGCAAGCTCATAGTCCACGACAAGGACAGGCCCTCCGCCATCAGACGCATGAAGCGGGCCCTGTCGGAATTCTATCTGGAAGGCATCAAGACCAATATCGAGTATCAGCTGAAGATCATAGACAACGAGTATTTTGTAAAAGGGGATATCACCACCGGTTTTATTCCCAAAAGGATGAGTCGCTGA
- a CDS encoding DNA primase: MAEDYVGEIKSRLNIVDVISKYVSLKKQGSKYLGLCPFHSEKTPSFNVDPKKQFFKCFGCGEAGDIFSFIQKKENLSFPEALELLAREAGVTIRRDPRAREKASEKEQLLEANSVAADYFALSLKNAEPAVISYLSRRGIDSDMIARFGLGWAPDKWDGLLNYLESKRIPRQTALKAGLLSQNEQGRVYDCFRGRLMFPIRNILGQVIAFGGRIIDADKDPRKYLNTSETPLFTKGKEFYALDLAHGEISAADRVIIVEGYMDVIACHSAGITNAVATLGTAMTTEHIKKLARYTRNVILCFDADKAGVKAAFGNGELLLAAGMNVKCAGLPEGEDPDSLIRSGGFGRFADILAADTGLLEFEIRHTLKGYDLSGRQGRMEALNAVMPIIAKEPNGIKRDALIGDVAYLHPRYQTGANAEEQIRKEVDRLSGPAPAAAGEEEPFRPDARSKYFRAQELLLAGAVQDDFSLSEIFSCISTEYFAGGFFRRLAELLKAHCDAGESISFDDLTREIAENGLQEPFYTMLADTELLTGSPAELMSIIKEEALARRTDRKKELTDKLSRGELKASDPEYQELLTLMKSKGFSAK; encoded by the coding sequence TTGGCTGAGGATTACGTCGGCGAGATCAAAAGCCGGCTGAACATAGTAGACGTTATCTCAAAATACGTATCGCTGAAAAAGCAGGGCAGCAAATATCTGGGCTTGTGCCCGTTTCACAGCGAAAAGACCCCCTCCTTCAACGTGGACCCCAAAAAGCAGTTTTTCAAATGCTTCGGGTGCGGTGAAGCGGGAGATATTTTTTCGTTCATCCAGAAAAAAGAAAATCTGTCCTTTCCGGAGGCTCTGGAGCTGCTGGCAAGGGAAGCGGGAGTCACCATCAGGAGAGACCCCCGGGCCCGGGAAAAGGCTTCGGAAAAGGAGCAGCTGCTGGAGGCCAACAGTGTGGCCGCCGACTATTTTGCCCTGTCGCTGAAGAACGCGGAGCCCGCTGTGATCAGCTATCTCTCCAGAAGAGGCATCGACAGCGACATGATAGCCCGCTTCGGCCTGGGCTGGGCTCCGGACAAATGGGACGGGCTCCTGAATTATCTGGAGAGCAAGCGCATCCCCCGGCAGACGGCCCTGAAGGCCGGCCTTCTGAGCCAGAATGAACAGGGGCGGGTCTATGACTGTTTTCGCGGAAGGCTCATGTTCCCCATACGCAATATACTGGGGCAGGTCATAGCCTTCGGCGGCAGGATCATCGACGCCGACAAGGACCCGCGCAAGTATCTCAACACCTCCGAGACGCCTCTTTTTACCAAAGGCAAGGAGTTTTATGCTCTGGATCTGGCTCACGGTGAGATATCTGCAGCTGATCGTGTTATAATAGTAGAAGGCTATATGGACGTGATTGCCTGCCACTCTGCCGGCATCACCAACGCCGTGGCCACCCTGGGCACGGCCATGACCACCGAGCACATCAAAAAGCTGGCCCGCTACACCAGGAACGTCATTCTGTGCTTTGACGCGGACAAAGCCGGAGTCAAGGCGGCCTTCGGCAACGGAGAGCTGCTCCTGGCCGCCGGTATGAACGTCAAATGCGCCGGCCTCCCGGAGGGCGAGGACCCGGACTCTCTCATCAGAAGCGGAGGCTTCGGACGCTTTGCGGACATCCTGGCCGCCGACACGGGTCTGCTGGAGTTTGAGATACGACACACCCTCAAAGGCTACGACCTCTCCGGCCGTCAGGGCAGGATGGAGGCCCTGAATGCGGTGATGCCCATCATAGCCAAAGAGCCCAACGGCATCAAGAGGGACGCCCTCATCGGAGACGTGGCCTATCTGCACCCCAGATACCAGACCGGCGCCAACGCCGAAGAGCAGATACGCAAAGAAGTGGATCGTCTCTCCGGCCCCGCTCCCGCAGCCGCGGGAGAGGAGGAGCCCTTCAGGCCCGACGCCCGCAGCAAGTATTTCAGGGCGCAGGAGCTGCTGCTGGCGGGAGCCGTCCAGGACGACTTCAGTCTCAGCGAGATCTTTTCGTGCATCTCCACGGAGTATTTTGCCGGAGGCTTTTTCCGCCGGCTGGCAGAGCTGCTCAAGGCTCACTGTGACGCCGGGGAGAGCATATCCTTCGACGATCTGACCCGGGAGATAGCCGAGAACGGGCTGCAGGAGCCCTTTTACACCATGCTGGCGGACACGGAGCTGCTCACGGGCTCCCCTGCGGAGCTGATGAGCATCATCAAAGAGGAAGCCCTTGCCCGCCGGACCGACAGAAAAAAAGAACTGACCGACAAGCTCTCGAGAGGCGAGCTGAAGGCCTCCGACCCGGAATACCAGGAGCTGCTCACGCTTATGAAAAGCAAGGGCTTCTCAGCAAAGTAA
- a CDS encoding bifunctional 5,10-methylenetetrahydrofolate dehydrogenase/5,10-methenyltetrahydrofolate cyclohydrolase, translating to MAQLLDGKALSQTIRGEIRQEVERLAAKGVTPRLSVILVGSDPASVTYTRMKKKACEKLGMISDLIVFPEDARQEEIEQKIDSLNADPSVHGIMVQHPVPRHLDELAILSRVSVAKDVDGISSHSLGNLCLGTADFVSCTPLGIVTMLERYDIPIEGKKAVVIGRSIILGKPVALALLERNATVTICHSRTRELPEIIGQADIVVAAIGKPEFIKGEWIKDGAVVVDAGYNKVEGRDHDVGDVEYEEAAKRASWITPVPGGVGPMTITMLLWQTLKSAKKAAGER from the coding sequence ATGGCACAACTCCTTGACGGAAAAGCTCTGTCACAGACCATCAGAGGCGAGATACGGCAAGAGGTGGAGCGCCTCGCCGCAAAAGGGGTGACCCCCAGACTGTCGGTGATACTGGTGGGCTCCGACCCGGCCTCCGTCACCTACACCCGCATGAAGAAAAAGGCCTGCGAAAAGCTGGGCATGATCAGCGATCTCATCGTGTTTCCCGAGGACGCCCGTCAGGAGGAGATAGAGCAGAAGATAGACTCCCTCAACGCCGACCCCTCGGTCCACGGCATCATGGTGCAGCATCCGGTGCCCCGGCATCTGGACGAGCTGGCCATCCTTTCCCGGGTCAGCGTCGCAAAGGACGTGGACGGCATCAGCAGCCATTCTCTGGGCAATCTCTGTCTGGGGACCGCCGACTTTGTCAGCTGCACGCCTCTGGGCATAGTGACCATGCTGGAGCGCTATGATATACCCATAGAGGGCAAAAAGGCCGTGGTCATAGGCCGCAGCATCATTCTGGGCAAGCCGGTGGCCCTGGCCCTGCTGGAGCGCAACGCCACCGTGACCATATGCCATTCCCGGACCCGGGAGCTGCCGGAGATCATCGGACAGGCCGACATAGTGGTGGCCGCCATAGGCAAGCCCGAATTCATCAAGGGCGAGTGGATCAAGGACGGAGCCGTGGTGGTGGACGCCGGCTACAACAAGGTGGAGGGCAGAGACCACGACGTGGGAGACGTGGAGTATGAGGAAGCCGCAAAAAGGGCTTCATGGATCACTCCCGTTCCGGGCGGCGTAGGCCCCATGACCATCACCATGCTGCTGTGGCAGACCCTGAAAAGCGCCAAAAAGGCTGCGGGGGAACGGTGA
- the rpoD gene encoding RNA polymerase sigma factor RpoD produces MSRQKDDIGELVLRISNSLDPDVRQITYDRLNELLGNTRITDPDVLGDLIGRLEKMGISCVKSASRQDRLSDAEPNDADLEDAATEYTKIESELEVIPPDDTVKMWLKKIGNTPVLSSEHEMVLAHKIAKGDEAARDKLVQANLKLVVSIAKKYVGRGMIFSDLIQEGNIGLLRAVDKYDYRRGFKFSTYATWWIRQAITRAIADQGRTIRIPVHMVETINKMSKTRSRLQQKNGREPTLEEIAKAMDLTDEQVSQIIKIAPEPLSLETPIGEEEDSHLSDFIEDDVTISPQDATNNSVLKEKVEEALNMLTEREREVIIMRFGLNGGNPCTLEEVGRKLNVTRERIRQIESKAIKKLQRESYNKSLKEYLQ; encoded by the coding sequence ATGAGCAGACAAAAAGATGACATAGGCGAGCTGGTCCTCAGGATATCCAACTCCCTGGATCCGGACGTAAGGCAGATCACCTACGACCGCCTCAACGAGCTGCTGGGCAACACCAGGATCACGGATCCGGACGTGCTCGGCGACCTGATAGGCAGGCTGGAGAAAATGGGCATTTCCTGTGTGAAGTCCGCGTCCCGCCAGGACAGGCTGAGCGACGCGGAGCCCAATGACGCCGACCTGGAGGATGCAGCCACCGAATACACCAAGATCGAGTCGGAGCTGGAGGTCATACCTCCCGACGACACGGTCAAGATGTGGCTGAAGAAGATAGGCAATACTCCCGTGTTGTCCAGCGAGCACGAGATGGTGCTGGCCCACAAGATAGCCAAGGGAGACGAGGCGGCCAGAGACAAGCTGGTGCAGGCCAATCTGAAGCTGGTGGTGAGCATCGCCAAGAAATACGTGGGCAGAGGCATGATATTTTCCGACCTGATACAGGAGGGCAATATAGGTCTTTTGCGCGCGGTGGACAAGTACGACTACCGGAGAGGCTTCAAGTTCAGCACCTACGCCACCTGGTGGATACGGCAGGCCATCACCAGAGCCATAGCGGATCAGGGCCGCACCATCCGCATACCGGTGCACATGGTGGAGACCATCAACAAGATGTCCAAGACCCGCTCCCGTCTGCAGCAGAAAAACGGCAGAGAGCCGACTCTGGAGGAGATAGCCAAGGCTATGGACCTCACGGACGAACAGGTGAGCCAGATCATCAAGATCGCTCCCGAGCCCCTGAGTCTGGAGACGCCTATCGGCGAAGAGGAAGACTCCCACCTGTCGGACTTCATAGAGGACGACGTCACCATATCCCCTCAGGACGCCACCAACAACTCGGTGCTCAAGGAAAAGGTGGAAGAGGCCCTCAACATGCTCACGGAGAGGGAGAGAGAAGTGATCATCATGCGCTTTGGCCTCAACGGCGGCAACCCCTGCACTCTCGAGGAGGTGGGGCGCAAGCTGAACGTGACCAGAGAGCGCATCAGACAGATAGAATCAAAGGCCATCAAGAAGCTGCAGAGAGAATCCTACAACAAGAGCCTGAAGGAATATCTCCAATAA
- a CDS encoding polysaccharide deacetylase family protein, with product MKRFLAALILLLALACAAAADDGDDYSRLMNDAISYTEIGDTNASIEVLRNMKKYFGEDVYIRTLYGIDLMIGGYGDEAQKIFDAETNPVAELCKAVLLARRAKYPQAIEAFSAFEGRIEGYEVIMAFLRTMQDADYCDPELPADNLPAIELHAYWNMLRDNIADSLKGLREIERVKGRDIYKDTKGIILAYDYKKPIFFNALSVKGPIGLDAQTKKADYTLQGKASIKADIGSNDDIKSAMLYIDGRMRSVTNSYPYSFTLNTETLLNGIHDVKITAMDAYGNKLSDKTFTIEVFNQKEHAAPDEQKIWDRLTEFVTPRQGMESVNYLMAVCAAREKDLELHEKSLIQCVAANPQYRDASDLLRRYYFISEGVSVIEKGNPDKKQICLTFDDGPTPTTLENLKILKEYGVKATFFLVGRQAEKYPEIIKQIMEDGHQLALHSQNHPNYTKLDYPDIVKETLQCYCSILTCGGKPTLYFRPPGGNRDEEQSRLSREYGVHIGLWTKNSTHLQESTPEILADYCISSMKPGFIYLLHNDVVAVTKALPVILDHAASNGYKCVTMEEIIK from the coding sequence ATGAAAAGGTTTTTAGCAGCCCTCATATTGCTCCTGGCCCTGGCCTGCGCGGCAGCGGCGGACGACGGCGACGATTATTCCCGTCTGATGAACGACGCCATCTCCTACACGGAGATAGGCGACACCAACGCGTCCATAGAAGTGCTCCGCAATATGAAAAAGTATTTCGGAGAGGACGTCTATATCCGCACTCTGTACGGCATCGACCTGATGATAGGCGGCTACGGAGACGAAGCCCAGAAGATATTTGACGCCGAGACCAATCCGGTGGCGGAGCTGTGCAAGGCCGTGCTGCTGGCCCGGAGGGCCAAATATCCCCAGGCCATAGAGGCCTTCTCGGCTTTTGAGGGGCGCATAGAGGGCTACGAGGTGATCATGGCCTTCCTCAGGACCATGCAGGACGCCGACTACTGCGACCCCGAGCTGCCTGCGGACAACCTGCCCGCCATAGAGCTTCACGCCTACTGGAACATGCTGCGGGACAACATAGCCGACTCTCTGAAGGGCCTGCGGGAGATAGAGCGGGTCAAGGGCAGAGACATATACAAGGACACCAAGGGCATCATACTGGCCTATGACTACAAGAAGCCCATATTCTTCAACGCTCTCTCCGTCAAGGGTCCCATAGGCCTGGACGCGCAGACCAAAAAGGCGGACTACACCCTGCAGGGCAAGGCCAGCATCAAGGCGGACATAGGCAGCAACGACGATATCAAGTCCGCCATGCTGTATATAGACGGCAGGATGAGGAGCGTCACCAACTCCTATCCCTACAGCTTCACCCTCAATACGGAGACCCTGCTCAACGGCATCCACGACGTGAAGATCACGGCCATGGACGCCTATGGCAACAAGCTCTCCGACAAGACCTTTACCATCGAGGTGTTCAACCAGAAGGAGCACGCCGCTCCGGACGAGCAGAAGATATGGGACCGGCTCACCGAGTTCGTCACTCCCCGTCAGGGCATGGAATCGGTGAACTATCTCATGGCGGTCTGCGCCGCCAGAGAAAAGGACCTGGAGCTCCACGAAAAATCGCTGATCCAATGCGTGGCGGCCAACCCCCAGTACAGAGACGCCTCGGACCTGCTGCGCAGGTATTACTTCATATCCGAGGGAGTCAGCGTCATCGAAAAGGGCAATCCCGACAAAAAGCAGATATGCCTCACCTTTGACGACGGCCCCACCCCCACCACTCTGGAAAACCTGAAGATACTGAAGGAATACGGAGTAAAGGCCACCTTTTTCCTGGTGGGCAGGCAGGCGGAGAAGTATCCCGAGATCATCAAGCAGATCATGGAGGACGGCCACCAGCTGGCGCTCCACAGCCAGAACCATCCCAATTACACCAAGCTGGACTACCCGGACATAGTCAAGGAGACCCTGCAGTGCTACTGCTCCATCCTGACCTGCGGCGGCAAGCCCACCCTGTATTTCCGCCCTCCCGGCGGCAACAGGGACGAAGAGCAGAGCAGGCTGTCCCGGGAATACGGCGTCCATATAGGCCTCTGGACCAAGAACTCCACCCACCTGCAGGAATCCACTCCCGAGATACTGGCGGACTACTGCATCAGCAGCATGAAGCCCGGGTTCATCTACCTGCTCCACAACGACGTGGTAGCGGTGACCAAAGCCCTGCCGGTGATACTGGACCACGCCGCCAGCAACGGCTATAAGTGCGTGACCATGGAGGAAATAATAAAATAA
- a CDS encoding aspartate aminotransferase family protein, with translation MTDIERISDETIAKYRKYVNPAYANILQFSGFSVPEERAEGCYIYDISGRRFLDFVGGYGAFSLGHRNPDVVAAVRAQLDKEALKSHFFLSTELADACEALAEVLPGDICYTFLCNSGTEAVEGALKAARIATGRPKYVSCVNGFHGKTYGGLSVSGREVYKQHFKPLLQETCCVPFNDVEAMEKAVDEDTAAVILEALQGEGGVNVADDEYMRAVRRITRDKGALLIVDEVRTGFGRTGKWFACQHSGIVPDIITMAKALGGGVMPVGGFSANEKVWNALFGQNPFMHSTTFGGNPLACAAVLSAIETTKKLGVIDNCRERGAQLFEGLKALQARYPDWIKDARGIGLVYGLEFEDEDIGSLLIAACGKRDLLCAYSLNNPRVVRLEPPLIVTREEIDTALRILDEAIAETIEMVSDL, from the coding sequence ATGACAGACATCGAACGCATATCGGACGAAACCATTGCCAAATACAGAAAATACGTCAACCCGGCATACGCCAACATACTGCAGTTTTCGGGCTTTTCGGTGCCCGAGGAGCGGGCCGAGGGCTGCTATATATATGACATCAGCGGCAGACGTTTTCTGGACTTCGTGGGAGGCTACGGCGCCTTCAGCCTGGGCCACAGGAACCCCGACGTGGTGGCCGCCGTCAGAGCCCAGCTGGACAAGGAGGCCCTGAAGAGCCACTTTTTCCTGTCCACCGAGCTGGCAGACGCCTGCGAGGCCCTGGCAGAGGTGCTGCCCGGAGACATATGCTACACCTTTTTGTGCAACTCCGGCACGGAGGCAGTGGAGGGAGCTCTCAAGGCTGCCAGGATCGCCACCGGCCGCCCCAAATACGTGAGCTGCGTCAACGGCTTTCACGGCAAGACCTACGGCGGTCTGTCTGTCTCGGGCAGAGAGGTGTACAAGCAGCATTTCAAGCCCCTGCTGCAGGAGACCTGCTGCGTGCCCTTCAATGACGTCGAAGCCATGGAAAAGGCTGTGGACGAAGACACCGCCGCAGTGATTCTGGAGGCGCTCCAGGGCGAGGGCGGCGTCAACGTGGCCGACGACGAATATATGCGGGCCGTCCGCCGCATCACCCGGGACAAGGGCGCCCTGCTCATAGTGGACGAGGTGCGCACCGGCTTTGGCAGGACCGGCAAGTGGTTTGCCTGCCAGCACTCGGGCATCGTCCCCGACATCATCACCATGGCCAAGGCTCTGGGAGGCGGAGTCATGCCCGTAGGAGGCTTTTCGGCGAACGAAAAGGTGTGGAATGCCCTCTTCGGACAGAATCCCTTTATGCACTCCACCACCTTCGGCGGCAACCCTCTGGCCTGCGCCGCAGTGCTCTCGGCCATCGAGACCACCAAAAAGCTGGGGGTCATAGACAACTGCCGGGAAAGAGGAGCCCAGCTCTTTGAGGGCCTCAAGGCCCTGCAGGCCCGTTATCCCGACTGGATCAAGGACGCCAGGGGCATTGGACTGGTGTATGGCCTGGAATTCGAGGACGAGGACATCGGCTCTCTGCTCATAGCCGCCTGCGGCAAGCGGGACCTGCTCTGCGCCTACTCCCTCAACAATCCGAGAGTGGTCCGGCTGGAGCCGCCTCTCATCGTCACCCGGGAGGAGATAGACACGGCTCTCCGCATTCTGGACGAGGCCATAGCCGAGACCATAGAAATGGTGTCCGACCTGTAG
- a CDS encoding DUF2628 domain-containing protein, protein MSECPFCGKELPEESGLCPKCGREQAGPAENDAAEDTAIREALLGNHAAEYIGKFDRMAAARNPLSWNTAAFFFGALWMAYRRLYVQALCFTLLGACVGWNVTDLTLSAALTVALGLVAGVFGNRIYMSAVGARAAKARTLQGAAREAYVKRNRPSLWGVLIFLAVLAAILFAVLWYASSD, encoded by the coding sequence ATGTCAGAATGTCCGTTTTGCGGAAAAGAGCTGCCCGAGGAAAGCGGGCTTTGCCCGAAGTGCGGCAGAGAGCAGGCAGGGCCTGCGGAGAATGACGCTGCGGAAGACACAGCCATCCGGGAGGCCCTGCTCGGAAATCATGCGGCAGAATACATCGGAAAGTTTGACCGTATGGCAGCGGCCCGAAATCCCCTGTCCTGGAACACGGCGGCCTTTTTCTTCGGAGCCCTGTGGATGGCCTACCGCAGGCTCTACGTCCAGGCCCTGTGCTTCACCCTGCTGGGGGCTTGCGTGGGCTGGAACGTGACCGACCTTACTCTGTCTGCGGCTCTGACCGTCGCCCTGGGGCTGGTGGCCGGGGTCTTCGGCAACAGGATATATATGAGCGCAGTCGGCGCCCGGGCGGCAAAGGCCCGGACCCTGCAGGGAGCCGCCCGGGAAGCCTACGTAAAAAGAAACCGCCCGAGCCTGTGGGGGGTCCTCATATTTCTGGCGGTCCTGGCGGCCATCCTCTTTGCCGTGCTGTGGTATGCATCGTCGGATTGA
- a CDS encoding GNAT family N-acetyltransferase, whose amino-acid sequence MHIRPFEPGDLPRMAEIWNEIVEEGIAFPQEELLDPDGARRFFNEQSRVGVAEDEEGIWGLYILHPNNVGRCGHLCNASYAVDSRRRGRRIGEALVKDCLMQAKALGFRVLQFNAVVATNMPARRLYEKLGFVQLGVIPGGFRMKDGSYADICPYYKTL is encoded by the coding sequence ATGCATATACGCCCCTTTGAGCCCGGGGATCTGCCCCGCATGGCCGAGATATGGAACGAAATAGTGGAGGAAGGCATAGCCTTTCCCCAGGAAGAACTCCTTGACCCCGACGGGGCAAGGCGTTTTTTTAATGAGCAGAGCCGGGTGGGAGTGGCCGAGGATGAGGAAGGGATCTGGGGCCTCTATATCCTGCACCCCAACAACGTGGGCCGCTGCGGACACCTCTGCAACGCCAGCTACGCCGTGGACTCCCGCAGGAGAGGGCGGCGTATAGGCGAGGCCCTGGTAAAGGACTGTCTGATGCAGGCGAAGGCTCTGGGCTTCCGGGTGCTGCAGTTCAACGCGGTGGTGGCGACCAATATGCCTGCCAGACGCCTGTATGAGAAGCTGGGCTTTGTGCAGCTGGGAGTGATCCCCGGAGGCTTTCGGATGAAGGACGGCTCCTACGCCGACATATGCCCTTATTACAAGACCCTTTAA
- the rpoD gene encoding RNA polymerase sigma factor RpoD yields the protein METHLPDLNCQELLLDMLAENGFKTTPEENENLIDFEVEADELEDISETKLEEQLTGAGVRIDDSVKSWLSQIGKKNLLTSSQEVILACKVKKGDKDAKSNLIECNLRLVVAIAKKYLGRGLSFPDLIQEGNIGLIRAVEKFDHTKGYKFSTYATWWIRQAITRAIADQGRTIRIPVHMVEKINHLVKTQQNFVQRNGREPTTDELVKETGIPLEKIHEIRTISQDPLSLETPIGEEEDSHLIEFVVDTDSPSPNDATNNTVLNELLDEALGMLGQREREVIIMRFGLHDGCPRTLEEVGAHFNVTRERIRQIENKAIRQLRHPSRSAALRNYLREWLEKRKG from the coding sequence ATGGAGACCCATCTCCCCGACCTCAACTGTCAGGAGCTCCTGCTGGATATGCTGGCAGAGAACGGCTTCAAGACCACGCCGGAAGAAAACGAAAATCTGATAGACTTTGAGGTAGAGGCCGACGAGCTGGAGGACATCAGCGAGACCAAGCTGGAGGAGCAGCTCACCGGAGCGGGAGTCCGCATAGACGACAGCGTCAAGAGCTGGCTGTCCCAGATAGGCAAAAAGAATCTGCTGACCTCCAGTCAGGAGGTGATACTGGCCTGCAAGGTCAAAAAGGGCGACAAGGACGCCAAGTCCAACCTCATAGAGTGCAATCTGAGGCTGGTGGTGGCCATAGCCAAGAAATACCTGGGGCGGGGCCTCAGCTTCCCGGACCTGATACAGGAGGGCAACATAGGCCTCATCAGGGCAGTGGAAAAGTTTGACCACACCAAGGGCTACAAGTTCAGCACCTACGCCACCTGGTGGATACGGCAGGCTATCACCAGAGCCATAGCGGACCAGGGCCGCACCATCCGCATACCGGTGCATATGGTGGAGAAGATCAATCACCTGGTCAAGACACAGCAAAACTTCGTGCAGCGCAACGGCAGGGAGCCCACCACCGACGAATTGGTCAAGGAGACCGGCATCCCTCTGGAAAAGATCCACGAGATCAGGACCATATCCCAGGATCCCCTGAGTCTGGAGACGCCCATAGGAGAGGAGGAGGACTCCCATCTCATCGAGTTCGTGGTGGACACCGATTCCCCCTCCCCCAACGACGCCACCAACAACACGGTGCTCAATGAGCTGCTGGACGAAGCGCTGGGCATGCTGGGACAGAGAGAAAGAGAAGTGATCATCATGCGGTTCGGGCTCCACGACGGCTGTCCCAGGACCCTGGAGGAAGTGGGAGCCCACTTCAACGTGACCAGAGAGCGTATCAGACAGATAGAAAACAAGGCCATACGCCAGCTGCGCCATCCCTCCAGGAGCGCCGCTCTGAGAAACTATCTGAGAGAATGGCTGGAAAAAAGAAAAGGGTAA
- the rpmA gene encoding 50S ribosomal protein L27 — protein MAHKKGVGSTRNGRDSNPKRLGVKEYGGEIVTAGSIIVRQRGTRIHPGNNVGRGKDDTLFALIDGTVKFENVKGRKAVSVYND, from the coding sequence ATGGCACATAAAAAAGGTGTTGGCAGTACGCGCAACGGACGTGATTCCAATCCCAAAAGACTGGGTGTCAAGGAATACGGCGGCGAGATAGTCACGGCGGGCAGCATCATCGTGAGACAGAGAGGCACCCGCATCCATCCCGGCAACAACGTCGGGAGAGGCAAGGACGATACCCTGTTTGCTCTGATTGACGGCACGGTCAAATTTGAAAACGTAAAGGGCAGAAAAGCCGTCAGCGTTTACAACGACTGA